The following are from one region of the Prionailurus bengalensis isolate Pbe53 chromosome A2, Fcat_Pben_1.1_paternal_pri, whole genome shotgun sequence genome:
- the LOC122486356 gene encoding olfactory receptor 7D2, with translation MEVGNQTGILEFILLGFSEDPELQPFISGLFLSMFLITVLGNLLIILAICSDPHLHTPMYFFLSNLSLVDISFSSTIVPRMLVSIHTENKAISYMDCLTQVYFSMFFPILDTLLLTVMAYDRFVAICHPLHYMVIMNPPLCGLLVFVTWFIGVMTSLLHIFLMMHLRFCGDLKIPHFFCELTQILKLACSDTFLNRTLIYFMTGVLGVFPLVGILFSYSRIASSIRKMSSAGGRQKAFSTCGSHLSVVSLFYGTGVGVYFTSAVTHSPKKVSVASVMYTVVTPMLNPFIYSLRNKDVKGALGRLFSRVASCL, from the coding sequence ATGGAAGTAGGAAACCAAACAGGAATTTTAGAGTTCATCCTCCTTGGGTTCTCTGAAGATCCAGAACTGCAGCCCTTCATATCTGGGCTGTTCCTGTCCATGTTCCTGATCACTGTGCTTGGGAACCTGCTCATCATCCTGGCCATCTGCTCTgacccccacctccacacacccatgtacttcttcctctccaacttGTCCTTGGTCGACATCAGTTTCAGCTCCACCATCGTGCCCAGGATGCTGGTGAGCATCCACACAGAGAACAAAGCCATCTCTTATATGGACTGCCTCACTCAGGtctatttttccatgttttttcctATCCTGGACACTCTCCTCCTGACcgtgatggcctatgaccggtTTGTGGCCATCTGCCACCCCCTGCACTACATGGTCATCATGAACCCACCCCTCTGTGGCCTGCTGGTTTTTGTTACCTGGTTTATTGGTGTCATGACCTCCCTTCTTCATATCTTTCTGATGATGCATCTGAGATTCTGTGGAGATCTCAAAATTCCACATTTCTTCTGTGAACTGACACAGATTCTCAAGTTGGCCTGCTCTGACACCTTCCTGAACCGCACATTGATATACTTTATGACTGGTGTGCTAGGTGTTTTTCCCCTTGTCGGGATCCTTTTCTCCTACTCACGAATTGCTTCATCCATAAGGAAGATGTCTTCAGCTGGGGGAAGGCAAAAAGCATTTTCCACCTGTGGGTCTCACCTCTCAgtggtttctttattttatggGACAGGTGTTGGAGTTTACTTCACTTCTGCAGTGACTCACTCCCCCAAGAAAGTCTCAGTGGCCTCGGTGATGTACACCGTGGTCACTCCTATGTTGAACcccttcatctacagcctgaggaacaagGATGTGAAGGGGGCGCTGGGAAGGCTTTTCAGTAGAGTGGCTTCTTGTCTGTGA